A window from Kluyveromyces lactis strain NRRL Y-1140 chromosome E complete sequence encodes these proteins:
- a CDS encoding Zn(II)2Cys6 transcription factor domain-containing protein (conserved hypothetical protein) yields the protein MKISNEESARDSRHPDSRKRKVAKRACLACRERKIKCDGEANPDPSGGPGKCTNCVRSTLECVFVASNRGGRRVFDKSKRYISPPSSDVCPVLAESAVKSQKVDICDPPNPLCSSNSSVLGSSHNLPVRPYLRAITSSAKFPTRLSGTPASIHDSIPNNNNGLMTHPLSNHSKPQQRSKTQHQHQSSYPNSPHNFVLPQLTLENHHQLLVESRPLTAGTSGAHTDNVGKHRIVSNSLRGITHNSHFMVNVGQNPAMHISQFMSEINNSGACNKIYPGTTGLSQNQEKWQTQPSYSLYSPVNSLISFQHSGNMNIMGHGGVDQPQARPSINYGNDFNTIPAAINNTDVPVGSNSNLSGNRTEALGHYGHVLSTISQDPKSNWQNRSSRGTKDCLNNLKSSQTTPSSSSKPNTQFDVKKEFTPMELNASKRLQSDINQGTYKLPKYGSVPAFVFPTLMFGQEHTNENSAATPAATFEKAFPVLNQSQPQIQEFVPEQIFVDLHRCEIEQLAQLKLGSTGKMPSFHLTMELLDLYYEYVHPKVKVLPPKEVMKRISLSQTNTSLTYAIFLCAIPLTSLKNKTKLSESGFLPTMSDCLREISTHWEELDFIGTLQTLNILVYHSIFIQMNSRLTAMHLEKLLKTIAYSNIVGQYRNGPNLEEFFTFSTNTSFAHDRTLLMNLWIAFSQVCCARNIFRDHPLLHEVLSSLCSTQERLEDVILPHDQLVFITYTKNIPQNFSGRISIKECPEKNKKSLDLFHLRDLEKKHRVDIASSVIYQFYIWNIFHDWKNQKIDNITALAKLNVFDLSIQNRLYELKDEKRLLVVDWDVLNCLALSQTLKINLRENINKLDILICDVFDSELRLVDVAELSEAVDSEISSFEAFSIMLCFQSMFRLLDVITLIELASGNIPAHSSSLNKTPIVSFRSCNDYIEQKSAEDYSRIHPAVQSEDNPEELEESYGKVQENDSFLNDTKKCVWMRYPPIFINLLRFALPKIVQDIIWFKFIKFVTFDGKCALIYANKSIPLDESQFNAKSLISYARGSLYFGNSNLSDEELLAKLVLVAEPTFLKQKFILLSEFTKVVSASLSDRDLVHQKVDQLTQYVNVIIGLTF from the coding sequence ATGAAGATTTCCAACGAAGAATCTGCTAGGGACTCGAGGCATCCAGATAGCAGGAAAAGGAAAGTTGCTAAGAGAGCATGCCTCGCTTGTCGAGAGAGAAAGATTAAATGTGACGGTGAGGCTAATCCAGATCCGAGCGGTGGGCCTGGAAAATGCACTAACTGTGTTCGTAGCACTCTTGAATGTGTTTTTGTCGCCAGTAATCGTGGTGGTAGAAGAGTATTTGATAAATCGAAGCGGTATATATCACCGCCTAGTTCCGATGTGTGCCCAGTCTTGGCAGAAAGTGCTGTTAAAAGCCAGAAGGTCGATATTTGTGATCCCCCTAATCCACTTTGTAGCAGTAACTCATCTGTTTTGGGTAGCAGCCATAATCTACCAGTACGGCCCTATTTAAGAGCCATCACTTCAAGTGCAAAGTTTCCCACTCGTCTGTCCGGTACACCAGCCAGCATTCATGACTCGATTCCCAATAACAACAATGGGCTAATGACACATCCTCTATCCAATCACTCCAAACCACAACAGCGATCAAAAACCCAACACCAGCATCAATCAAGTTACCCAAACTCTCCGCATAATTTTGTACTGCCACAGCTCACGCTGGAGAATCACCATCAATTGCTAGTGGAATCTCGTCCCTTAACTGCAGGAACCAGTGGGGCTCATACTGACAATGTAGGTAAGCACCGTATCGTATCGAACTCTTTGCGTGGTATTACGCATAACTCGCATTTTATGGTTAATGTAGGTCAGAATCCTGCAATGCATATTTCACAATTCATGTCCGAAATTAACAACTCCGGTGCTTGCAATAAAATCTACCCAGGTACAACTGGTCTGTCTCAAAATCAAGAGAAATGGCAAACTCAACCATCTTATAGCCTGTATTCTCCTGTTAACTCCCTTATATCGTTTCAACACTCTGGGAACATGAATATTATGGGGCACGGTGGAGTCGATCAACCTCAAGCTAGACCAAGTATTAATTATGGAAATGATTTCAACACTATTCCTGCGGCAATTAACAACACGGATGTTCCAGTTGGAAGTAATAGTAACTTGTCAGGTAACAGAACGGAAGCACTCGGGCATTATGGACATGTGCTGTCGACCATATCACAGGATCCAAAGTCCAATTGGCAAAATCGGTCATCTAGGGGAACCAAGGATTGTTTAAATAATTTAAAAAGCTCGCAAACTACGCCAAGTTCAAGCTCAAAGCCCAATACACAATTTGATGTAAAAAAGGAATTCACTCCTATGGAACTTAATGCGTCAAAGAGGTTACAAAGTGATATCAACCAAGGAACATATAAACTACCAAAGTACGGAAGTGTGCCGGCATTTGTTTTCCCTACTCTTATGTTTGGACAAGAGCATACAAATGAGAATAGTGCCGCTACTCCTGCCGCAACTTTTGAGAAAGCTTTTCCTGTCCTGAATCAATCACAGCCTCAGATCCAGGAGTTTGTTCCAGAACAAATATTCGTTGATCTACACCGATGTGAGATTGAGCAGTTGGCGCAGCTAAAGTTAGGGTCTACAGGAAAAATGCCCTCTTTTCATCTGACAATGGAATTGCTTGATTTATACTATGAGTACGTTCACCCAAAGGTCAAAGTTCTACCTCCGAAAGAGGTAATGAAACGGATCTCACTCTCACAAACAAATACAAGTTTGACTTATGCTATATTTCTATGCGCCATACCTCTGACTTCTTTAAAAAACAAGACAAAACTTAGCGAATCAGGCTTCTTACCAACCATGTCTGATTGTCTAAGAGAAATTTCTACTCATTGGGAAGAACTTGATTTTATTGGAACTTTACAAACTCTTAATATCTTGGTTTATCACTCGATATTTATCCAAATGAATAGTCGGTTAACTGCTATGCATCTAGagaaacttttgaagacTATTGCATATAGCAATATCGTCGGACAATATCGTAATGGCCCTAACCTCGAGGAGTTCTTTACTTTTTCGACCAATACGAGTTTCGCTCACGATAGGACGTTGTTAATGAACTTATGGATCGCATTTTCTCAGGTATGCTGTGCTCGAAACATATTTAGAGACCATCCGCTACTTCATGAAGTGTTGAGCTCACTCTGTAGCACTCAGGAAAGATTAGAAGATGTTATACTTCCTCATGATCAATTGGTTTTCATTACTTATACGAAAAACATTCCACAGAATTTTTCTGGTCGAATTTCTATTAAAGAGTGTCCTgagaaaaataaaaaaagtttAGACTTATTTCATTTAAGAGACCTGGAGAAGAAGCATAGAGTGGATATCGCTTCATCGGTGATTTATCAATTTTATATCTGGAATATATTTCACGACtggaaaaaccaaaaaattgataatatcACCGCCTTGGCGAAACTTAATGTGTTCGATTTGTCGATTCAGAATAGACTTtatgaattgaaagatgaaaaaagaCTGTTAGTTGTGGATTGGGACGTTCTAAACTGCTTAGCGTTGTCACAAACACTTAAGATTAACCTACGagaaaatattaataagTTGGATATTTTGATATGTGACGTATTCGATTCAGAATTAAGACTTGTCGACGTGGCCGAATTAAGTGAGGCTGTAGATTCTGAGATATCTTCCTTTGAAGCTTTTTCTATCATGCTCTGTTTCCAGAGCATGTTCCGGCTTCTAGATGTTATCACCCTTATTGAGCTAGCGTCTGGGAATATTCCAGCTCACTCTTCTAGCTTGAACAAGACCCCAATCGTTTCCTTTCGCTCCTGCAACGATTATATCGAACAGAAATCAGCTGAAGATTATAGCAGAATTCACCCAGCGGTACAATCAGAAGATAACCcagaagaattagaagaatCATATGGTAAAGTACAAGAGAATGATTCCTTCCTAAATGATACGAAGAAATGTGTATGGATGAGATATCCACCGATATTTATTAATCTATTGCGGTTCGCTCTTCCAAAAATAGTTCAAGATATTATCTGGTTCAAGTTTATAAAGTTTGTTACTTTTGATGGGAAATGTGCGTTGATATATGCCAACAAATCAATTCCGCTTGACGAGTCTCAATTTAATGCAAAGAGTTTAATATCATATGCTAGAGGTTCTCTTTATTTCGGCAATTCAAACTtatctgatgaagaactaCTAGCAAAGCTTGTGCTCGTGGCTGAACCTACATTCCTGAAGCAAAAATTCATCCTTCTCTCGGAGTTCACTAAGGTCGTATCTGCAAGCCTAAGTGATCGCGACTTGGTACATCAGAaagttgatcaattgaCGCAATATGTCAATGTAATTATCGGACTCACATTTTGA
- the ADE2 gene encoding phosphoribosylaminoimidazole carboxylase ADE2 (similar to uniprot|P21264 Saccharomyces cerevisiae YOR128C ADE2 Phosphoribosylaminoimidazole carboxylase catalyzes a step in the 'de novo' purine nucleotide biosynthetic pathway red pigment accumulates in mutant cells deprived of adenine), with the protein MDQRTVGILGGGQLGRMIVEAAHRLNVKTIILDAENSPAKQINALSEHVNGSFAKPEDIKKIASLCDVLTVEIEHVDVPTLKRVQQDHPNLKIYPDPETIALIQDKFVQKQYLIQNKISVAKSVAVNSDEESLAKVGFEFGYPFMLKSRTLAYDGRGNFVVKSKESLSEALEVLKDRPLYAEKWAPFVKELAVMVVRSPEGKVFSYTTVETIHQDNICHLCYAPARVPDSVQLKAKLLAEHAIAAFPGAGIFGVEMFYLEDGELLINEIAPRPHNSGHYTIDACVTSQFEAHIRSILNLPLPEGFSALSTTNTNAIMLNVLGDHAEKNKELQICERALSTPGASVYLYGKESRPQRKMGHINIIGSSMSECERKLKYIMYADAAYEHIATREFTLPGASMRPLISIIMGSDSDLPVMSKACDILNDFNIQYEVTIVSAHRTPHRMSKFAIEAANRGIKAIIAGAGGAAHLPGMVAAMTPLPVIGVPVKGSTLDGVDSLHSIVQMPRGVPVATVAINNSTNAALLAIRILGAYDPVYFSKMQQFLQKQEEEVLTKAAKLETIGYQEYLKK; encoded by the coding sequence ATGGATCAAAGAACTGTCGGTATTTTAGGCGGTGGCCAATTGGGCCGTATGATTGTTGAAGCTGCTCATAGACTGAATGTGAAAACTATCATTTTGGATGCAGAAAACTCTCCGGCAAAGCAGATTAATGCTTTGAGCGAACATGTCAATGGTTCCTTTGCCAAACCGgaagatatcaagaaaattGCATCTCTTTGTGATGTCTTAACTGTTGAAATCGAACACGTCGATGTTCCAACTTTGAAAAGGGTTCAACAGGATCACCCTAACTTGAAGATCTATCCCGACCCAGAGACGATCGCTTTGATTCAAGAtaaatttgttcaaaagcAATATTTGATTCAGAATAAGATCAGTGTGGCAAAGTCCGTTGCTGTTAACAGCGATGAAGAATCGTTGGCTAAAGTTggttttgaatttggttACCCATTCATGCTTAAATCAAGAACTTTAGCCTACGATGGCAGAGGGAACTTTGTCGTGAAATCCAAGGAGTCTCTTTCCGAAGCACTTGAGGTATTGAAAGATCGTCCCTTGTATGCCGAGAAATGGGCTCCATTCGTCAAAGAGTTGGCTGTAATGGTCGTGAGATCTCCAGAAGGTAAAGTGTTTTCTTACACTACTGTTGAAACTATTCATCAGGATAATATTTGCCATTTGTGCTATGCTCCAGCTAGAGTCCCAGATTCCGTCCAATTGAAAGCTAAGCTCTTGGCAGAACATGCTATTGCAGCATTCCCAGGCGCTGGTATCTTTGGTGTGGAGATGTTCTATTTAGAAGACGGGGAATTACTCATAAATGAAATTGCTCCAAGACCTCACAACTCTGGCCATTATACAATTGACGCATGTGTTACCTCTCAATTCGAAGCTCACATAAGGTCAATCTTAAACCTACCGTTACCTGAAGGGTTCAGTGCCTTGTCTACCACAAACACCAACGCTATCATGTTAAACGTCTTGGGTGATCatgctgaaaagaataaagaacTACAAATCTGTGAAAGAGCACTATCTACACCTGGTGCCTCTGTATATCTTTACGGTAAAGAATCAAGACCGCAGAGAAAGATGGGTCACATTAATATCATTGGATCTTCAATGAGCGAATGCGAACGTAAACTAAAATATATCATGTATGCCGATGCTGCTTACGAACATATCGCCACCAGGGAATTCACTCTACCCGGCGCGTCTATGAGACCATTGATCAGTATTATTATGGGATCAGACTCTGATCTACCGGTTATGTCCAAGGCCTGCGATATCTTGAATGATTTTAATATTCAATATGAAGTGACCATCGTCTCTGCTCATAGAACTCCACACAGAATGTCTAAGTTTGCTATCGAAGCTGCTAACCGTGGTATCAAAGCCATCATTGCCGGTGCTGGTGGTGCAGCCCACTTACCAGGCATGGTGGCTGCTATGACTCCGTTGCCAGTCATCGGTGTTCCAGTAAAGGGCTCCACCCTAGACGGTGTCGATTCTCTACATTCCATTGTACAAATGCCAAGAGGTGTACCCGTGGCCACAGTTGCAATTAACAATAGTACAAATGCTGCTTTGTTAGCAATCAGAATTTTGGGTGCGTATGATCCAGTATACTTCTCTAAGATGCAACAATTCTTacaaaaacaagaagaagaggtGTTAACGAAAGCTGCCAAATTAGAAACTATCGGATATCAAGAATACTTGAAAAAATAG
- the ARO10 gene encoding phenylpyruvate decarboxylase ARO10 (similar to uniprot|Q06408 Saccharomyces cerevisiae YDR380W ARO10 Phenylpyruvate decarboxylase catalyzes decarboxylation of phenylpyruvate to phenylacetaldehyde which is the first specific step in the Ehrlich pathway), with amino-acid sequence MSPVQLDEKSLRTKSPRSDSPVHGQSTVVKNIPFGHYVFERLLNSGAKSIFGVPGDFNLPLLEYLYDEDLVANGLQWIGTCNELNGAYAADGYSRYTNKLGCVITTYGVGELSALNGVAGAFAEDVKVLHIIGVSPSRFRENEQFRSHNVHHLVPAIDSQQPPNHQVYFDMVKDRVCCSSAFLDDINTAADRLDQVIVDICKNSKPGYVFIPVDFADKLVSNKNLIQNPIIDMDTVIESYKDENATKIAGDRLLQWIYESNAPSVFSDLLVDRFNLRKELRQFIETADVWNYNTAMGKSTLDERNPKYLGLYKGAETGKEMQATVDSSDLILHFGPAKNEINCGYYSFHFNENARIIELSNNIIQFIDIKDKNASTVEEANFVSVLKYVNDNLDKSKLSFSYPPVPKSNHSCEYDNNDSITQKSLKEIIPNYFNDGDVLIVETGSFQFGVPNMQFAREMKYITQSFYLSIGMALPAALGVGCGMRDYPRSHIVDQALVPKDYIPRLILCEGDGAAQMTIQEFASYIRYKIPMEILVWNNNGYTVERAINGPTRSYNDIAPFKWTALLNVFGDFENKFNESVTVEKNDELVQLLNKWKSCKERANIKLAEVMLPVMDIPQELNAMLVNGKPN; translated from the coding sequence ATGTCTCCAGTGCAATTAGATGAAAAGTCTCTTAGAACTAAGTCGCCAAGAAGTGATTCTCCAGTCCACGGGCAATCTACGGTAGTGAAAAATATCCCGTTTGGCCATTACgtttttgaaagattatTAAACTCTGGTGCCAAGAGTATCTTTGGTGTTCCAGGTGATTTCAACTTGCCATTGTTGGAATATTTGTACGATGAGGACTTAGTGGCTAACGGTTTGCAATGGATAGGTACATGTAACGAATTGAACGGTGCATATGCCGCAGATGGTTATTCCCGCTACACTAATAAGCTAGGGTGTGTTATCACAACGTATGGTGTTGGTGAATTATCTGCTTTGAACGGTGTAGCAGGGGCTTTTGCCGAAGATGTGAAAGTATTGCACATCATTGGTGTCAGCCCATCAAGATTCagagaaaatgaacaaTTCCGTTCCCATAACGTTCATCATTTGGTCCCAGCCATAGACAGCCAACAACCACCAAATCACCAAGTTTATTTCGATATGGTGAAAGATAGAGTATGCTGCTCGAGCGCTTTTCTAGACGATATTAACACTGCCGCAGATAGACTTGATCAAGTGATTGTAGACATTTGCAAGAACAGTAAACCAGGATATGTGTTTATTCCAGTTGATTTCGCTGACAAGTTAGTCTCTAACAAAAATTTGATTCAGAATCCAATAATCGATATGGATACGGTCATTGAATCTTATAAGGATGAGAATGCCACTAAGATCGCTGGTGACAGATTGTTGCAATGGATCTATGAATCTAATGCTCCATCTGTCTTCTCTGATCTCCTAGTTGATAGGTTCAATCTAAGGAAGGAGTTGCGTCAATTTATTGAAACGGCAGATGTTTGGAATTATAACACGGCTATGGGTAAATCCACTTTGGATGAACGCAATCCTAAATATTTGGGTCTTTACAAAGGTGCTGAAACAGGCAAAGAAATGCAAGCAACTGTGGATTCTAGTGATTTGATTTTGCACTTTGGTCCGGccaaaaatgaaatcaacTGTGGGTATTACTCATTCCACTTCAACGAGAATGCCAGAATTATCGAATTGTCAAATAACATCATacaattcattgatatcaagGATAAAAATGCAAGTACTGTCGAAGAAGCTAATTTTGTATCGGTGCTTAAATACGTTAATGATAACTTGGATAAGTCAAAACTATCATTCTCTTACCCACCAGTTCCTAAATCAAACCATAGCTGTGAATATGACAATAATGACAGTATCACTCAAAAGAgtttgaaggaaattattccaaattatttcaatgatgGTGATGTTCTCATCGTTGAAACTGGCTCTTTCCAATTTGGTGTACCAAACATGCAATTTGCTAgagaaatgaaatatattaCCCAAAGCTTTTATCTCTCAATTGGAATGGCTTTACCAGCGGCCTTGGGTGTTGGCTGTGGTATGAGAGACTATCCAAGATCCCATATTGTAGATCAAGCACTTGTTCCTAAAGATTACATTCCTAGACTAATCTTATGTGAAGGAGATGGTGCTGCCCAAATGACTATCCAAGAATTTGCATCATACATTCGTTATAAGATCCCAATGGAAATACTTGTATGGAACAATAACGGTTATACTGTTGAGAGAGCTATAAATGGCCCTACTAGGAGTTACAATGACATTGCTCCTTTCAAATGGACAGCATTATTGAACGTCTTTGGCGACTTCGAAAATAAATTCAACGAGTCTGTTACCGTCGAGAAAAACGATGAGTTAGTTCAACTTCTCAATAAATGGAAATCTTGTAAGGAAAGGGCAAACATCAAATTAGCTGAAGTTATGCTTCCAGTAATGGATATACCacaagaattgaatgcAATGCTAGTCAATGGAAAACCAAATTGA
- the AFI1 gene encoding Afi1p (weakly similar to uniprot|Q92274 Saccharomyces cerevisiae YOR129C Putative component of the outer plaque of the spindle pole body may be involved in cation homeostasis or multidrug resistance), with translation MKHSSKVKTGLNFHLRQSQNEHTHSNPNVQFIIAAEFDNKSGPIIKHQYPKTIPGFKTIGSDSTCSHLASLMIPNSVENHPGKPDFTVFVLYKNQNVYQLFPVSKNKTKGTDLDSSLIIEEEDFEEEQENGLRSGKIGSIRDDRHLEETEPPLFFLSVVNTFLDNSNDRGAYIKAIALGTTMTNFYTFKPLLTMVLDHYMTSNNNDIKILIDCFDMINSLDLSLVIRFHSNVVLQNILNSINDEEITSKIFDANENSLPNILRVNELPKKDKFGNEIQFKNRILEYKFSTFRPKVLPAYFTRIPLQIDLIKYDAIKIDTNYNNSILKLLARLIPLLTEIPDSTYSWRLIINSTERSKDELCQFVLALSNLINGFSSEYFDNSSICIFPYMEISIIDMFRENFTEEFTKGNFFSVVGVSNPIFQYQVDAWDFYYDLDSDSLLNSKALPSEEENAEKNLGIRSMFNKYTTSQVHPLPATKQPTPKSGLMLKVINLLVKGQHDNETVLNTFKRASILQLLHLIDGDGDKANGVEMVLKDQYILNYKDLILFPDIFEYNSLKVLNLIHNLETDMSRLFWPTSNYTYQTRKRLLQDLYKHLKELHKFISMNKKNLGKFLNIAMNYPLVSAFDGLDIMGANLRDVDLEKLLSHERSNMKSIDSLCDVHLPGNTIDHFNTYKSFNLILFPLFLNPHREEDDTNYITEIGPPLVSTRPSTGKYYNYQSDSSLSMISSIYETNDLMSHEYNYEGTLHDDTMTIFTAKSGVADLSSLINKCRQMSIKVLYRIQRHHIGRLLFNLKLNPLFKVTYQTTKLELFNNSDIKLPSSPALAHMSSSSMSEPVKPKCKFKKPSTISHGEKSSLKLSVSRRELLKDLNLLNVNNDTSSPKIHDEKSTPQHLLESLAKFDISSKQFSNI, from the coding sequence ATGAAACACTCTTCCAAGGTAAAAACAGGATTGAACTTTCACCTACGACAATCTCAAAATGAACACACACACTCTAACCCCAATGTTCAATTTATAATAGCGGCagaatttgataacaaATCTGGGCCGATAATAAAGCATCAATATCCAAAGACAATCCCTGGTTTTAAAACTATTGGGAGTGATTCCACTTGTTCTCATTTGGCCAGTTTGATGATACCGAATAGTGTGGAGAACCATCCAGGTAAACCAGATTTCACTGTTTTTGTCTTATACAAGAATCAAAACGTTTACCAGTTGTTTCCTGTATCCAAAAATAAGACTAAAGGTACTGACTTGGATTCCTCACTGATAATTGAAGAGGaagactttgaagaagaacaagaaaatggaCTGCGAAGTGGTAAGATTGGATCAATTAGAGATGATAGGCATTTAGAGGAAACTGAGCCACCATTATTTTTCTTAAGTGTCGTGAACACGTTTTTAGATAATTCAAATGATCGCGGTGCTTATATAAAAGCCATTGCACTGGGTACTACTATGACAAACTTTTACACATTTAAACCATTGTTAACAATGGTGCTTGATCACTACATGACATCGAATAACAACGATATTAAAATACTTATAGACTGTTTTGACATGATTAACAGTCTTGATCTCTCTTTGGTCATAAGATTCCATTCCAATGTTGTACTACAAAATATTCTAAACTCTATCAATGACGAAGAAATTACATCCAAAATATTTGATGCAAACGAAAACTCTTTGCCCAATATACTTAGGGTTAATGAGCTGCCCAAAAAAGACAAGTTCGGAAATGAGATTCAATTTAAAAACAGGATTCTTGAATATAAGTTCTCTACTTTCCGTCCCAAAGTTCTACCTGCTTATTTTACGAGGATTCCTTTGCAAATTGATCTAATAAAATATGATGCCATAAAAATAGATACGaattataataattcaattttgaaattactTGCGAGATTAATTCCTCTCTTAACTGAAATTCCCGATTCCACATATTCTTGGAGATTAATTATTAACTCCACAGAGCGTTCCAAGGATGAATTATGCCAATTTGTACTCGCCCTATCCAATCTCATAAACGGGTTTTCTTCGGAGTATTTTGATAATTCCTCTATTTGCATTTTTCCATACATGGAAATATCAATAATCGATATGTTCAGAGAAAACTTCACGGAGGAGTTCACGAAAGGGAATTTTTTCAGTGTAGTAGGTGTATCAAACCCTATTTTCCAATACCAAGTTGATGCATGGGACTTTTACTATGACTTGGATAGTGACTCCTTACTTAACTCGAAGGCGCTAccatcagaagaagaaaatgcaGAGAAAAATCTGGGGATTAGATCAATGTTTAACAAATATACCACCTCTCAGGTGCATCCACTTCCAGCAACTAAACAGCCGACCCCTAAAAGTGGTTTAATGTTGAAAGTCATAAACCTTCTTGTCAAAGGACAGCACGACAACGAAACTGTACTAAATACCTTCAAGCGTGCGAGTATCCTTCAATTACTCCATCTAATAGACGGTGACGGTGATAAAGCTAATGGAGTGGAAATGGTGTTGAAGGACCAGtatattttgaattatAAAGATCTAATACTCTTTCCTGATATTTTCGAATACAACTCCCTGAAAGTTCTCAATCTTATACACAACTTGGAAACTGATATGTCGAGATTGTTTTGGCCTACTTCAAACTACACTTAccaaacaagaaaacgTTTGCTTCAGGATTTGTACaaacatttgaaagaactccacaaattcatttcaatgaacaagaagaatctaGGAAAGTTCCTCAATATTGCGATGAACTACCCCTTGGTTTCTGCTTTTGATGGCCTTGATATAATGGGCGCTAATCTGCGAGACGTTGATCTCGAGAAGTTGTTATCTCATGAACGGTCAAATATGAAGTCAATCGACTCTCTTTGCGATGTACATCTTCCTGGGAACACTATTGATCATTTCAACACGTATAAATCGTTTAATCTCATTTTGTTCCCGTTATTTTTGAATCCTCacagagaagaagatgataccAACTATATCACCGAAATTGGGCCACCATTGGTTTCAACACGCCCGTCAACTGGCAAATACTATAATTATCAATCAGATTCAAGCCTTTCTATGATATCAAGTATCTATGAGACTAATGACTTGATGAGTCACGAATACAACTATGAGGGTACACTTCATGATGATACCATGACAATATTTACTGCAAAATCAGGCGTCGCTGATTTATCCAGTCTTATAAATAAGTGTAGACAAATGTCTATCAAAGTGCTGTACCGGATTCAACGACATCACATAGGAAGgcttttgttcaatttaAAGTTAAATCCACTTTTCAAAGTTACTTACCAGACAACGAAATTggaacttttcaacaactcTGATATCAAACTACCTTCATCACCAGCATTGGCTCATATGAGCAGCTCTTCAATGTCTGAACCGGTGAAACCAAAATGTAAGTTTAAAAAaccatcaacaatttccCACGGTGAAAAAAGTTCTTTAAAACTATCTGTGAGTAGAAGAGAGCTTTTGAAGGATTTAAACTTATTAAATGTTAATAATGACACTAGCTCCCCAAAGATCCATGACGAAAAGTCTACTCCTCAACATTTACTAGAGAGTTTAGCGAAGTTTGATATTTCCTCTAAACAATTTAGCAACATATAA